Genomic DNA from Hymenobacter jejuensis:
CGCTTGGCTTCCTCACAATATCGGCGTAGCTCTCGTGGCGGGGCGCTGCACGCATCAGTTCAGCCAAGTCGGCGGGAGGCACGGTTAGTTTGCGTCGCTTTAGGTCCAGCCACGCCCCATCGACGGTTACAGAAGCGGCCACCTGTCCGTTGCTTTTGCGGATGATGTGCACAATGCGCCAGCGCGAAGCATCTTCGTTGAGGCCCGCCAGCTCGGACGTTACATGAATCGTTTCGCTCAGGTGAATTTCCTTCATAAAGCGCGTATCCTCCCGAAACAGAATCGGGCCGATGGCTAGCTCCGCGAATTTCTGCATCGAAAACCCATTCTGGGCCAAAAAGTCGAGCCGCGTTTGGGCCGCATAATCGTTGTAGGCGCTGTGCCGCATGTGCACGTTCGGGTCCATATCGGCCCAGATCACGGTAAAGGTCCTTTCGAAAGACATTTGGGAATACGTCGAAGCTTGACAAATAGAGGAAGCGCTACAATGGGCAGCTTTTGCCTTGTACGGCTAGCCCACAAAAAAGCCCTTTCACGACCGGCAAAAGGGCAATCATTTTCAAGACTCCACTGCAAACCATTGATTCACAGAACTATAGGATTGTTAGTGTGTAACTCATTTTTAAACTAACTAGGACCAATTTATTACTACAGTCAAACTCCTACATACTGCCTTAACACCTGTATCGGCACTGAGTTGCTGCATATGCGCTTCGGCTGGTTAATTACAAAAAATCCGGGAGTGTCGCCATATTTACCGCACTTCTCGTGTAAGCCGCTTCCCATGAATCCTAATTTACAGCACCTTTTTGCCGTCGCTCAGAAACCTGAACGGCGCATCATCGGCCTTATGTCGGGCACCTCACTCGATGGGCTGGACGTGGCGCTGTGCCGGTTTTCGGGGCATGGCATGGCCACAAAAGTGCAGGTAGAGCGCTTTGCTACAGTCCCTTACGCGGCGGAGGTGAAAGAGCAAGTGCGAGAAGTATTTGCCAAATCCCACATCGACTTTGAGTTGCTTTGCGTGCTTAACCCGTGGGTGGCGCTGTTGCAGGCCGATATGGTGCTGGCTTGCCTGCGCGAGTGGAACATCGCGCCCACTGAAGTGGATTGCATCGCCAGCCACGGCCAGACCGTGTTTCACGCCCCGCGCAGTCAGCAGGTACGGGCGGGTTTCCCCAATGCGACCCTGCAAATTGGCGACGGTGACCACATGGCCGTACGTACCGGCATCCTGACACTCAGCGATTTTCGGCAAAAACACGTCGCAGCCGGCGGCGAGGGCGCGCCGCTGGCCGTGTACGGCGATTATCTACTGTTTTCCAAAGCCGGCCAGGATCGCATCCTGCTCAACATGGGCGGCATTGCCAACTTCACTTTCCTGCCGGGCTCGCTGGCGCTGGACGCTATTTTTTCCACGGACGTAGGCCCCGGTAATACGCTGCTTGATGCCTTTACCCAGCGTCACTTTCCGAGCAAAAGCTACGACGAAAACGGCGCCCTTGCGTCGCAAGGCCAAGCAAGTGAGCCGCTGCTCCAGGCATTGCTGGCGCACCCGTTCTTCGCCGCTGAGTTCCCCAAAACCACTGGTCCCGAGCTTTTTAGCCCGGCATACGTGGAACAGGCGCAGCAACGCAGCAACACCACCGCCTTGCCTCCCACCGATTTGCTGGCGACGCTTACGCAGTTCACGGCCGCCGGAATTGTGCAGGCCGTTCATCGCTGCTTCGCTGCCGGTACAGCGCCTGCTGTGGCTATTTATGCCAGCGGCGGCGGTATGCACAATGCGTTGCTAATGAGCATTTTGCAAAAACAGCTACCGATGTGCACCTTTCATACCACCGCAGACCTCGGCATCCACCCCGACGCAAAGGAAGCCGTGCTGTTTGCTACGCTCGCCAATGAAAGTATTGCTGGCGATCCCGCTGCCTTCGGCCAGGGGCGGGCGGGCATTCCGGCCGTGTCGATGGGGAAAATTTCTTTCGCGCATTGAGACTAACCCGCGTTACAGAATCTTTCTAGGGGGTAATTGTACTGTCGCCTTTGGAACTGCAATGAAAATTGATGCCGTTTCGTGTTCGAGCAGCCTTTGATAAACATAATCGGACTTGCCGGACACTTAGGGGGTTGGCAAACCACCAGGTTAACCCCGCCGAGCCCGGACAGCTGGAAGGGCGTTGCAGAGGCCCCAATGCGGCGTGCAAGCAGCGAAGGCGGCTAGTTTTACGCGCACCGGAAGACACCGAAGCAGGGAAGCCACAACGAACAGCAAGGGCCTCGTTTTGCCCCGCGCCGGGTAATATCTTGATATCCAGCGCACTAATCGAAAAAAGCAGGCAGTTCTGCGGCCGGGTTGGCGGGGTTGCCTTGGTGGTCTGCCCCCCGTTAAAGGCAAGCGCCTGTCGGAGAAAACGCCAGCCCACTCACGAGACTAACCAGGCTCATTTTCAGTACATTAGCGTTTGCTCTCCTCCTGATGCCCCTCCATGCCTCGCCTCCTGTCGATTTGCTTGCTGTGTTGGCTCACCCTTAACCCAGGTGTGGCCCAACCCAAAGCCGCGGACGATCCCCCCCCCGTTGTTCGGCTTGTCCGCTTGCCCGCGGAAGGCGTAGTACTCGACCAAGGCTGGAAATGGCACGCGGGCGATGACCCGGCGTGGGCTCATCCGGGGTTCGATGACCGCGGCTGGGAAAACATTGATCCCACCCGTGACGTGCCCTTGCTACCCCAGGTGAGGAAAGCCGGGATTGGCTGGTTTCGACTGCGGCTGCGGATAGACCGTTCAATGCACCGCGAGCCGTTGGTGCTGGTGGTGGAACAGCTGGGTGCTTCCGAGGTTTTCCTGAACGGTCGGCTGCTGTATCGGTTTGGCCGGGTCAGTGCCGACCCGAAGCGCTTGCAGACGTACAACCCCCTGGGTCAACCCTTGGCATTCCGGCTCTCGGATGAACCGGAGCAGGTACTGGCCGTCCGGTTTGCCTTCAACAATCGGCTTCCCTATCTAAAATTTGCCAGCCGTCCTAACCCTGTCTTACGGCTGCGCCTCAACAAAACCAATCAGCAAACCGCTGAGGTCAAACTAACCCCGGTCCGTATCCACGATTACGGAAACATCGGCTTTTTTCTTTCCCTCAGCATCCTCCACTTGGCGTTGTATTGGTTCAATCCCAAACAGAAAGCAAACCTGTACTTGCTGATTTTTTCCGTGGCCAATTTGGGGCTGGCAGTGGTTTACATTTATTCCTATGAGACGCACAGCGTGGAGAAAAGAGTGTACTTACAGGCCATTATTCCGGTTCTGTTTGCCGTCTCGTTTATTTTCGTCCTGACGACCATTTATTCCCTGTTCCAACAGCCGAGGGGAATGGTGTACTGGTCTTTGGTTGGCTTCTACCTGCTCTACATTCCGTTTTTTTCCCAGCTATACGAGGTGGGTCCCGTGCTGGGCATGTTCTACCTGCCCTTGATTTACTATGCCGAGTGCTGCCGCATTGCGTTGCGCGCCGTGCGCCAGCACCAGCGTGGCGCGTGGCTGATCGCTTGGGGAGGGATTATTTATTTGCTTTCCAATGGCTGGCTAATCCTGACCTTAGCCGGTCTCCTGCCCAATGGCCCTGGCTTGGTTTTTCAAATTGTCTCTTACGAAATTGCGCTGCTTGCCTTTCCCGTTTCCCTCTCCTTGTATTTGGCGCTTGAGTTTGCCTTTACCAGTCAGTCGTTGGCCGCCAAGCTGGTGCAAGTGCAATTGTTAATGGAGCAAACGACGGCCCAAGAGCAGGAGAAACGAGAGATCTTGGCTTCGCAAAATGAACGGCTGGAAAGGCAGGTAACCGATCGAACGGCGGAGGTGGTGGCCCAGAAAAACGAGCTGCAAGCGACCCTTACCGAACTTCGCCGTACCCAAACGCAACTGATCCAACGCGAGAAAATGGCCAGCTTGGGCGAGCTGACGGCCGGCATTGCGCACGAAATTCAGAACCCTTTGAACTTTGTCAACAACTTCGCCGAGGTCTCGGCCGAAGTGGTTGACGAACTCGAAGCGGAGCAGCAACAGCCCAACCCGGACACCGAACTGGAAGCCGAATTGCTCCGCGGCCTCAAACAAAACCTGCACAAGATCGCCCACCACGGCGGCCGGGCTTCGGCCATTGTCCAGGGCATGCTCGAACACGCCCGCAGCGGCACGGGCGAAAAGCAACGCACCGATCTCAATACCCTCGCGGCAGAATGCCTCCAGATTGCTTATCAGCGCTTGCGCGCCAAACACCAGGACTTCACCTGCGAACTCGTGACCGGCTTTGAGGCTGACCTGGGCAATGAAGTGGGCAAAATAGACGTAGTGCCGCAGGAGATGGGGCGGGTGCTGCTAACCCTCTACAGCAACGCTTTTTATGCCGTCCAGCAAAAGCAAAAGTCGGCTCCGGTCGAGTACCGGCCCACGGTGAGGGTCTGCACGCGGCTTATTCCCCGCCATGTCCCGGAAGGGGACGCGGCGACAGCCGAGTCCAATAGGCGAAGGCCGGGGGAAGAGGCTGTAGAAATACGGGTCAGCGATAACGGCACGGGCATTCCCGAAGCGGTGAAAGCCAAAATCTTCCAGCCGTTTTTCACCACCAAGCCGCCGGGTGAAGGCACGGGCCTGGGCCTGTCGCTGGCCTACGACATCGTCACCCAGGGCCACGGCGGCATGCTCTCCGTCGAGAGCCAGCTGGGCGAGGGTACTGAGTTTACCGTTTGCTTGCCGGCGACCGGCGGGACTGCTGTTACCTGATCCATTCTTCTCGGGCCCTCCCGCCGGCCCCGGGGCGATTGCTCGCGGAAGTGGGCGGCACTCCAAAAGAGCGGCGTCGGATCGCAAGGGGGCAGAGGGAGCTGTCCCGGCGGCGGTTCGTACGGCCGTCTTATTGTGCTCCTTCCCCAGACTCTTTGAGGCCTCTACTTGACATAATCCGACGTATCGGACAGCTTACTCGCGACTACTGCCCTCTAGATAACGGAAGCCGTACTTAACAAACAAGTCCGTACCGCCGAATAGCTTCTTCTCGCTCTAAGCGCGTGAGCGCGGGCGGACCGCCGCCTTGAAGATGCCCTTGTGGAAACGAGAGTTCCCAATAGCGGCCATCCGCCGGGTCCTGGTAGAGCCGTAGCCAGCCGCTCTCGTCTCGGGCCACGTAACGCAGCTGGTGATCTAGTAGCCACTCAATGCGCTGCGCGTTCGCATCCGCCTGCAGCTTGGCATTGGTGTAGAGCCAAGCGCCAATGAGTTGCGTTTCCTCCGGGGTTAATTGCATAGACAAGGCGTAGCGGATAAAGGCTCACTAGTTAGACAAAAGCCAGAAAAACGGCGTTCTGGTAACTGGTCCAGATCCACAGAATGTTTTCTTTACATAAGGCTAGTTATAAGCGCACTCTAGCAAATTCACAATTCAAGCGCCTAGCCGAGCTA
This window encodes:
- a CDS encoding ATP-binding protein, which encodes MPRLLSICLLCWLTLNPGVAQPKAADDPPPVVRLVRLPAEGVVLDQGWKWHAGDDPAWAHPGFDDRGWENIDPTRDVPLLPQVRKAGIGWFRLRLRIDRSMHREPLVLVVEQLGASEVFLNGRLLYRFGRVSADPKRLQTYNPLGQPLAFRLSDEPEQVLAVRFAFNNRLPYLKFASRPNPVLRLRLNKTNQQTAEVKLTPVRIHDYGNIGFFLSLSILHLALYWFNPKQKANLYLLIFSVANLGLAVVYIYSYETHSVEKRVYLQAIIPVLFAVSFIFVLTTIYSLFQQPRGMVYWSLVGFYLLYIPFFSQLYEVGPVLGMFYLPLIYYAECCRIALRAVRQHQRGAWLIAWGGIIYLLSNGWLILTLAGLLPNGPGLVFQIVSYEIALLAFPVSLSLYLALEFAFTSQSLAAKLVQVQLLMEQTTAQEQEKREILASQNERLERQVTDRTAEVVAQKNELQATLTELRRTQTQLIQREKMASLGELTAGIAHEIQNPLNFVNNFAEVSAEVVDELEAEQQQPNPDTELEAELLRGLKQNLHKIAHHGGRASAIVQGMLEHARSGTGEKQRTDLNTLAAECLQIAYQRLRAKHQDFTCELVTGFEADLGNEVGKIDVVPQEMGRVLLTLYSNAFYAVQQKQKSAPVEYRPTVRVCTRLIPRHVPEGDAATAESNRRRPGEEAVEIRVSDNGTGIPEAVKAKIFQPFFTTKPPGEGTGLGLSLAYDIVTQGHGGMLSVESQLGEGTEFTVCLPATGGTAVT
- a CDS encoding acyl-CoA thioesterase, yielding MSFERTFTVIWADMDPNVHMRHSAYNDYAAQTRLDFLAQNGFSMQKFAELAIGPILFREDTRFMKEIHLSETIHVTSELAGLNEDASRWRIVHIIRKSNGQVAASVTVDGAWLDLKRRKLTVPPADLAELMRAAPRHESYADIVRKPSE
- a CDS encoding Imm27 family immunity protein, which codes for MQLTPEETQLIGAWLYTNAKLQADANAQRIEWLLDHQLRYVARDESGWLRLYQDPADGRYWELSFPQGHLQGGGPPALTRLEREEAIRRYGLVC
- a CDS encoding anhydro-N-acetylmuramic acid kinase; its protein translation is MNPNLQHLFAVAQKPERRIIGLMSGTSLDGLDVALCRFSGHGMATKVQVERFATVPYAAEVKEQVREVFAKSHIDFELLCVLNPWVALLQADMVLACLREWNIAPTEVDCIASHGQTVFHAPRSQQVRAGFPNATLQIGDGDHMAVRTGILTLSDFRQKHVAAGGEGAPLAVYGDYLLFSKAGQDRILLNMGGIANFTFLPGSLALDAIFSTDVGPGNTLLDAFTQRHFPSKSYDENGALASQGQASEPLLQALLAHPFFAAEFPKTTGPELFSPAYVEQAQQRSNTTALPPTDLLATLTQFTAAGIVQAVHRCFAAGTAPAVAIYASGGGMHNALLMSILQKQLPMCTFHTTADLGIHPDAKEAVLFATLANESIAGDPAAFGQGRAGIPAVSMGKISFAH